The following are encoded together in the Acidobacteriota bacterium genome:
- a CDS encoding S9 family peptidase codes for MFRRALLPAVSILIFALSNSPVALADGPLDFDRLAAVQRARSVALSPDGTLIAYTVSVPRRPGVDDDGPAWTELRVVSADGSRPRTFIQDHHAVGQVAFTPDGTEITFVTKRGDDKHSGVWSLPIDGGEARRRFEFESGIDSYALSPDGSQIAFVATPKVPKAREKAKKKGYDRDVFEEEWRHRNLYLASWPSDDSRATDPAAEEKEKVEPTRIPLEGSAFDVRWGADTATLAATVAPRPLVDDRLVMRRVTIIDATERTVKRVVPNPGKLGPYRLSPDGSHVAMVSGTDRNDPSPGRLMVAGTTDGEMRDLMPTFDGHVRTIEWVGSSALWFIADVGAETRLGKVELDGTVSTRFESAGIAAPFPVITAMASTADGSSMAFVGQKPTHPGEIYALAGDEQTPRKLTDSNPWLQEVELAPQEVYRFEARDGLKLEGVLIRPLNAQQPAPLILMVHGGPESQDRNGWVTNYSRPGQLAAAEGFAVLYPNYRGSTGRGVEFSKWGHGDAAGKEFDDLIDAIDHLAAAGIVDPERVGVTGGSYGGYATGWLSTRYSERIRGGVMFVGISNKSSKGFTTDIPIEDQWSHTLYEPWTRWEFSLDRSPLFHAEKSRTPLLIAGGTGDTRVHPSQSLQLYRALKMLDNAPVRYVRYPGEPHGNRRAASQDDYCRRVIRWMTHFVRDAGEELPPHDVPYGYPTDDDDDENEDEGETP; via the coding sequence ATGTTTCGACGAGCCCTGCTTCCCGCCGTTTCGATCCTGATCTTCGCGCTGTCCAACTCACCCGTCGCTCTCGCGGACGGCCCGCTGGACTTCGATCGACTGGCCGCGGTCCAGCGTGCCCGCAGCGTCGCGCTCTCTCCCGACGGCACGTTGATCGCCTACACGGTCTCCGTCCCGCGACGTCCGGGTGTCGATGACGACGGACCCGCGTGGACCGAACTGCGCGTGGTGTCGGCCGACGGTTCGCGACCGCGGACCTTCATCCAGGATCACCACGCCGTCGGCCAGGTCGCGTTCACACCGGATGGAACCGAGATCACCTTCGTCACTAAACGGGGCGACGACAAACACAGTGGGGTCTGGAGTCTTCCCATCGACGGCGGCGAGGCCAGACGACGGTTCGAGTTCGAGTCGGGCATCGATTCCTATGCGCTCTCTCCCGACGGTTCGCAGATCGCCTTCGTCGCAACGCCCAAGGTGCCCAAGGCAAGAGAGAAGGCCAAGAAGAAGGGCTACGACCGAGACGTCTTCGAAGAAGAGTGGCGACATCGCAACCTGTATCTCGCGTCGTGGCCGTCTGACGACTCCCGGGCCACCGACCCCGCAGCCGAAGAGAAGGAGAAGGTCGAGCCGACCCGGATTCCGTTGGAAGGATCCGCCTTCGACGTGCGATGGGGGGCCGACACCGCGACCCTGGCGGCCACCGTCGCCCCGCGACCGCTGGTCGACGATCGTCTGGTCATGCGACGCGTCACGATCATCGACGCCACGGAACGCACGGTGAAGCGGGTCGTACCGAACCCCGGCAAGCTGGGGCCGTACCGACTCAGTCCCGATGGCTCACACGTCGCGATGGTATCGGGAACAGATCGCAACGATCCCTCCCCGGGACGCCTGATGGTCGCCGGGACCACCGACGGCGAGATGCGAGACCTGATGCCGACCTTTGACGGCCATGTTCGTACCATCGAGTGGGTCGGATCTTCGGCCCTGTGGTTCATCGCCGATGTCGGTGCCGAGACGCGTCTCGGGAAGGTCGAGCTGGACGGCACCGTCTCCACTCGTTTCGAGTCCGCCGGCATCGCCGCTCCCTTCCCGGTCATCACCGCGATGGCATCGACCGCCGACGGCTCCTCGATGGCGTTTGTCGGCCAGAAGCCGACCCATCCGGGTGAGATCTATGCGCTGGCCGGTGATGAGCAGACCCCGCGAAAACTGACGGACAGTAACCCCTGGCTGCAGGAGGTCGAGCTTGCGCCACAGGAGGTCTATCGATTCGAGGCCCGTGATGGCCTGAAACTGGAAGGCGTGCTGATACGGCCACTGAATGCCCAACAACCGGCACCGTTGATCCTGATGGTCCATGGCGGCCCCGAGAGTCAGGACCGAAACGGCTGGGTGACCAACTACTCGAGACCGGGCCAACTTGCCGCCGCCGAGGGCTTCGCGGTGCTCTATCCCAATTATCGCGGGAGCACCGGCCGTGGCGTCGAGTTCTCGAAGTGGGGTCATGGGGATGCCGCCGGCAAGGAGTTCGACGACCTGATCGACGCCATCGACCACCTGGCTGCGGCAGGGATTGTCGATCCGGAACGGGTCGGCGTCACCGGGGGATCCTATGGCGGCTACGCTACCGGCTGGCTGTCCACCCGCTACAGCGAGCGGATTCGCGGTGGCGTCATGTTCGTCGGCATCAGCAACAAGTCCAGTAAAGGATTCACGACCGACATTCCGATCGAGGATCAGTGGTCCCACACCCTCTACGAACCGTGGACCAGGTGGGAGTTCAGTCTGGACCGCAGTCCCTTGTTCCATGCCGAAAAGTCCCGCACGCCGCTGCTGATCGCCGGCGGCACCGGCGACACCCGGGTCCATCCGTCCCAGAGTCTGCAACTCTACCGGGCGCTGAAGATGCTGGACAACGCGCCGGTTCGCTACGTCCGCTATCCCGGCGAACCTCACGGCAACCGTCGGGCCGCCTCCCAGGATGACTACTGTCGTCGGGTGATCCGTTGGATGACCCACTTCGTCCGCGATGCCGGTGAGGAGCTTCCGCCCCACGACGTGCCCTACGGATACCCCACCGACGACGATGACGACGAGAACGAAGACGAAGGAGAGACGCCATGA
- a CDS encoding class I SAM-dependent methyltransferase, producing MGSKKKEKKKKAAAIHDRHLLYTASVQSVDADIEFFERVYKSKNRKRFTDLREDFCGTAVLACEWVRQKATHRAWGVDLDRPTLDWARKHYLPVLGEAVDRLHLMEADVLKGEAPKVDVIAALNFSYCIFKTREQLRAYFAAARRGLRSDGVLILDVFGGTEALIEDKEDRKITSCRSFDGRKIPAFTYGWEQASFNPIDHEIRCHIHFKLPDGKKIKRAFTYDWRLWMLPEMRELLDEAGFRSSDVYLEGWDDEADDTDGIFRKRKRFENQDGWVAYLVAHP from the coding sequence ATGGGTAGCAAGAAGAAAGAGAAGAAGAAAAAGGCGGCGGCGATCCACGATCGCCACCTGCTCTATACCGCGTCCGTCCAGTCGGTGGATGCGGACATCGAATTCTTCGAGAGAGTCTACAAGTCGAAGAATCGCAAGCGGTTTACGGACCTCAGAGAGGACTTCTGCGGGACGGCCGTTCTCGCCTGCGAATGGGTCCGCCAGAAAGCCACCCACCGGGCCTGGGGGGTGGATCTCGATCGCCCGACGCTGGATTGGGCTCGCAAGCACTACCTGCCGGTCCTTGGCGAGGCTGTCGATCGGCTGCATCTCATGGAGGCGGACGTCCTCAAGGGCGAGGCCCCCAAGGTGGACGTGATCGCCGCTCTGAACTTCTCGTATTGCATCTTCAAGACCCGTGAGCAGCTGAGAGCCTATTTCGCCGCCGCAAGACGAGGCCTGCGATCGGACGGCGTGCTCATCCTGGATGTGTTCGGTGGGACCGAGGCGCTGATCGAGGACAAGGAGGATCGAAAGATCACGTCGTGTCGTTCCTTCGACGGTCGGAAGATTCCTGCGTTTACTTACGGCTGGGAGCAGGCTTCGTTCAATCCCATCGACCACGAGATCCGCTGTCACATCCATTTCAAGCTGCCGGACGGCAAGAAGATCAAGCGCGCATTCACGTACGACTGGCGTCTATGGATGCTGCCCGAGATGCGTGAGTTGCTTGACGAGGCCGGGTTCCGTTCCAGCGACGTCTACCTCGAAGGGTGGGATGACGAGGCAGACGATACCGACGGGATCTTCCGCAAGCGGAAACGATTCGAGAACCAGGACGGCTGGGTCGCCTACCTCGTCGCGCACCCCTAA